A DNA window from Fusarium fujikuroi IMI 58289 draft genome, chromosome FFUJ_chr11 contains the following coding sequences:
- a CDS encoding related to alcohol oxidase, with amino-acid sequence MQLCTWIISGFVTAIAATETYDYIIVGGGTAGGALATRLSLGLPKSKILLLEAGPEALDDVRINVPGMRGSILGSSLDWNFSSIAQPGLNGRSISVNRGKVLGGSSAMNFLCYDRAASAEYDSWSELGSPGWNWDTMIHGMKKSENFTGNDGDVHGRSGPISSTYNRIVPDVLKPWQSTVNKLGVPINDGGSLGGNPVGVMYQPTNIDVTNYTRSYSANSYLPKAGPNLRLKTNAHVVKVLFSSKKSKGLVATGVALQDGSTIKARREVILSAGSIQSPGLLEISGIGQAEILAKAGVKQLLDLRGVGENYQDHLRTSNTYILKEGYESFDQMIFKPEGALAKEQFNLWLENKISWYDYTSSAYAFLNWAQVSDDVQKQINQLAKDGFATNGTVVDKKKLEYLSDPSIPQLELLLEANYVGAQGYPGSSPNFITIFSSIMHPMSRGSVHINGQDVTGKPIIDLNYLNNEYDIQALIEGARFARKVAETEPLRSVWAAEFEPGLGKRTDAQLRDWVVKTVNSFYHPVGTCAMLPKKDGGVVDSYLKVYGTKNLRVVDASIIPVQLSGHIQTAVYGIAETAAQKIIAAENKYFKGL; translated from the exons ATGCAGCTCTGCACCTGGATCATATCAGGCTTTGTGACAGCCATCGCTGCTACCGAGACCTATGACTAT ATCATTGTAGGCGGTGGCACAGCTGGAGGAGCCCTCGCCACCCGCCTGAGTCTTGGCCTCCCCAAGTCTAAaatccttcttctagaagcaGGCCCAGAAGCTCTCGACGATGTGCGTATTAACGTACCCGGGATGCGCGGTTCAATTCTGGGTTCATCGCTCGACTGGAACTTTAGTTCTATCGCCCAGCCCGGCCTCAATGGGCGATCCATTAGCGTCAACCGCGGCAAGGTTCTTGGCGGCTCATCTGCTATGAACTTCCTTTGCTACGACCGAGCTGCATCGGCTGAATACGATTCCTGGAGTGAGCTTGGAAGTCCAGGCTGGAACTGGGATACCATGATTCATGGTATGAAGAAGTCTGAGAATTTCACAGGCAATGATGGTGACGTGCATGGTCGCTCTGGTCCTATCAGCTCTACCTACAATCGCATCGTCCCGGATGTTTTGAAGCCATGGCAGTCTACGGTCAATAAGTTGGGCGTCCCGATCAACGACGGAGGATCTCTTGGTGGAAACCCTGTTGGAGTCATGTACCAACCCACCAACATTGACGTGACTAACTACACCCGGTCATACAGTGCCAATAGCTACCTGCCAAAGGCTGGGCCTAATCTGAGACTCAAGACGAATGCCCATGTTGTCAAagttctcttttcctctAAGAAGAGCAAGGGTTTGGTTGCTACTGGTGTCGCTCTGCAGGATGGCTCTACGATCAAGGCTCGCAGGGAGGTTATCCTTTCGGCAGGTTCTATCCAGAGCCCGGGACTGCTCGAGATATCCGGTATTGGACAAGCCGAGATACTTGCCAAGGCGGGAGTAAAGCAATTGCTCGACCTTCGAGGCGTCGGCGAAAATTACCAAGACCACCTTCGAACCTCCAATACATACATCCTGAAGGAAGGTTACGAGTCATTCGATCAAATGATCTTCAAACCTGAGGGAGCGTTGGCGAAGGAGCAGTTCAACCTATGGCTTGAGAACAAGATATCGTGGTATGACTATACTAGCAGCGCCTACGCCTTTCTCAACTGGGCCCAGGTCAGCGATGACGTACAAAAGCAGATAAATCAACTTGCGAAGGACGGCTTTGCTACCAATGGCACTGTCGTGGAcaaaaagaagcttgagtATCTGAGCGACCCTTCTATTCCCCAGTTAGAGCTCCTCCTGGAAGCCAACTACGTTGGGGCTCAGGGCTATCCTGGTTCCTCACCCAacttcatcaccatcttctcctccatcatgCATCCCATGAGCCGTGGCAGTGTTCACATCAACGGGCAAGATGTAACGGGTAAGCCGATTATCGACCTGAACTATCTCAACAACGAGTACGACATTCAAGCACTCATTGAAGGTGCTAGGTTTGCCCGCAAAGTCGCCGAGACAGAACCTTTGCGATCCGTTTGGGCTGCAGAGTTTGAACCGGGCCTAGGAAAGAGGACAGATGCACAATTACGTGACTGGGTTGTCAAGACAGTCAACAGTTTCTACCATCCTGTCGGTACCTGCGCGATGCTTCCTAAGAAGGACGGTGGTGTTGTCGACTCCTACCTGAAGGTGTATGGCACAAAAAACCTCCGCGTGGTTGATGCCAGTATTATTCCTGTCCAGCTGTCGGGCCATATTCAGACGGCTGTGTATGGTATCGCCGAGACAGCTGCGCAGAAGATTATCGCTGCGGAGAACAAGTATTTTAAGGGTTTGTAA
- a CDS encoding related to integral membrane protein pth11: MYKEAGVGGKGGLLIGEFWAQIALSIALIGLRIYTRSFIRGSVGWDDVCLISTLVLNTGFTVFTTVAAVHGMGQHYEDLEVPQFAHAMLYILIGQVFVALATGMGKVSVAMFLLRIVMKPWHRWFLWFCAVSMVIMSIFLAVTVFAQCTPAESIWNPELADQRVCHLSLTIVAITYCSYAAAMDFILAGFPWIALHGLNMKPKERRTICLSLSMGVFAGICGVFRTTGLTSLSNSKDYLSTEAQELSSAIIDAISDSAIWTASEVTATIVCLTLPALRPLYRKIRNQESSSAGYQQHDDSIYANNSAYPLGSLRGNTTDDGKGGNLTKIEASILASKNDSDEAILLQGSTKGNIMRTQEVSISYRETGLEGKATSREGV, encoded by the exons ATGTACAAAGAAGCTGGAGTTGGAGGCAAGGGCGGTCTACTAATTGGAGAATTCTGGGCCCAAATCGCACTGAGTATCGCTCTGATAGGCCTCCGAATTTATACACGTTCATTTATTCGAGGGTCTGTTGGGTGGGACGATGTCTGTCTCATTTCGACACTG GTCCTAAACACTGGGTTCACCGTGTTTACGACTGTTGCGGCAGTTCATGGCATGGGGCAGCATTATGAAGATCTCGAGGTTCCGCAGTTTGCGCATGCGATGCTGTACATTCTTATTGGACAGGTCTTTGTTGCTCTCGCTACGGGGATGGGTAAAGTGTCTGTCGCTATGTTCTTGCTTCGCATTGTTATGAAGCCTTG GCATCGTTGGTTTCTCTGGTTTTGCGCTGTGTCGATGGTCATCATGAGTATTTTCCTTGCCGTCACCGTCTTCGCTCAGTGTACCCCGGCCGAGTCTATCTGGAACCCCGAGCTAGCCGATCAGAGGGTCTGTCATCTTAGCCTGACTATTGTTGCTATCACATACTGCT CCTATGCTGCCGCAATGGACTTTATCCTAGCTGGCTTCCCATGGATTGCCCTCCACGGCCTCAACATGAAGCCCAAAGAACGGCGCACCATCTGCCTGTCGCTCAGCATGGGCGTCTT CGCTGGTATCTGTGGAGTCTTCAGAACAACTGGATTAACCTCTCTGAGCAACTCCAAAGATTACCTCT CAACGGAAGCGCAGGAGCTAAGTAGTGCGATAATAGACGCTATCTCTGACTCGGCCATCTGGACCGCCAGCGAAGTCACAGCCACCATCGTCTGCCTCACCCTGCCAGCCTTACGCCCGCTCTACAGGAAGATCCGAAACCAGGAATCGAGTTCCGCAGGCTATCAACAACACGATGACTCGATTTACGCGAATAACTCCGCCTATCCTCTTGGATCTCTTAGAGGTAACACGACTGACGATGGGAAGGGGGGCAACCTGACGAAGATTGAAGCGAGCATACTAGCTAGTAAAAACGATAGTGACGAGGCAATACTTCTCCAGGGCTCTACCAAAGGTAATATTATGAGGACGCAGGAGGTCAGCATTTCGTATAGAGAGACGGGGTTGGAAGGGAAAGCTACTTCCCGGGAAGGTGTCTGA
- a CDS encoding probable NADPH2 dehydrogenase chain OYE2 — MTSQTSKLFKPIQVGALDLQHRVVLAPLTRGRADSAGVPATYAADYYSQRATPGGLLITEGTFISLEASGRPFSPGIYSKEQIAAWKHVTGAVHAKGAFILCQLWALGRIAEPDLVPTVLSPGSQPFFEDDDVTRKIPDNFTVMGEADIDDFVEYYRQAALNAMEAGFDGIEIHGANGYLIDQFLQSTSNDRTDQYGVSVENRIRFPLRVVNAVSDAIGPERVGIRMSPFTRFQGMREAEPLSLFVPWAQAIVDAQPHIAYIHAIEPRADGSMDTPEHLRKVEDTLAPIREVTTRTGVQFIVAGGYTPEKALQHTSETDDLVAFGRHFIPNPDLPARIKNGWSLTKYDRSVFYEVNEVGYSE, encoded by the exons ATGACCTCACAGACCTCCAAGTTGTTCAAGCCAATCCAGGTCGGCGCTCTTGATCTACAGCATCGGGTCGTCCTAGCACCCTTGACTCGTGGCCGTGCTGATTCAGCTGGCGTTCCCGCTACCTACGCCGCGGATTATTACTCCCAGCGCGCTACAC CTGGGGGCTTGTTGATCACAGAAGGGACCTTCATCTCTCTTGAGGCATCAGGGCGCCCTTTCTCACCGGGGATTTATTCCAAAGAGCAGATTGCCGCTTGGAAGCACGTCACTGGTGCAGTCCATGCCAAAGGAGCCTTTATCCTCTGTCAGCTCTGGGCTCTTGG ACGTATTGCCGAACCAGATCTAGTCCCTACTGTTCTCAGCCCCGGCTCACAACCATTcttcgaagatgatgatgtcaCACGAAAGATTCCGGATAACTTTACTGTCATGGGCGAAGCTGATATTGATGACTTTGTGGAGTATTACCGACAAGCGGCTTTGAACGCTATGGAGGCTGGTTTTGATGGCATCGAGATTCATGGCGCCAATGGATAC CTTATTGATCAGTTT CTCCAATCAACCAGCAACGACAGAACAGACCAATACGGCGTCAGTGTCGAGAATCGCATCCGCTTCCCCCTCCGCGTCGTCAATGCAGTTAGCGACGCCATCGGCCCCGAGCGCGTCGGTATCCGCATGTCACCATTCACGCGCTTTCAAGGAATGCGAGAAGCCGAACCGCTATCACTCTTCGTTCCTTGGGCGCAAGCTATTGTAGATGCTCAACCCCATATCGCGTACATTCACGCCATCGAGCCTCGAGCAGATGGGTCGATGGATACACCTGAGCATTTACGCAAGGTCGAGGATACTTTAGCGCCTATCAGAGAGGTAACTACCCGTACTGGTGTGCAGTTTATTGTGGCCGGGGGATATACGCCTGAGAAGGCACTGCAGCATACTAGTGAGACAGATGACCTCGTGGCCTTTGGGCGTCACTTCATTC CCAACCCTGACCTCCCTGCGAGAATCAAGAATGGCTGGTCGTTGACCAAGTACGATCGCTCCGTCTTCTACGAGGTCAACGAGGTTGGATATAGCGAGTGA